One region of Dehalococcoidia bacterium genomic DNA includes:
- a CDS encoding glycyl-radical enzyme activating protein, giving the protein MKGLVFDIQYYSIYDGPGIRSTIFLKGCPLRCLWCHNPESQSGMAEMSYFAERCARCGACIKACPQAALSMTGKGVLRDREKCSVCGKCAAVCRNNVMEKIGRECDSEEIALLVSRDRDFYQASGGGVTVSGGEPTVQTSFLFDLLIKLKALGIHTAVETSGCFNTDSLEKLQTLSDLILFDLKHSDPVKHREYIGTGNERILENFSQFVERIGSKRIIPRIPVIPGFNADAKSMHGILSVLKESSYKGPVHLMPYNRMAKTKYEKINRGCDYRDMGELTDAMKTEIAGIVESYGYEPLFNQ; this is encoded by the coding sequence ATGAAGGGCTTGGTTTTCGATATACAATACTACTCCATTTATGATGGCCCCGGTATACGCAGCACAATTTTTCTGAAGGGATGTCCGCTCCGTTGTTTATGGTGCCACAACCCCGAGTCACAGTCTGGTATGGCGGAGATGTCATATTTTGCAGAACGGTGTGCACGTTGCGGCGCCTGCATCAAAGCCTGCCCGCAGGCAGCGCTTAGCATGACTGGCAAAGGAGTCCTGCGGGATCGTGAAAAATGCTCTGTTTGTGGTAAATGTGCCGCTGTCTGCAGGAACAACGTCATGGAAAAAATCGGACGTGAGTGCGACTCGGAAGAAATAGCGCTTCTAGTCTCCAGGGATAGAGATTTCTACCAGGCTTCGGGGGGTGGAGTGACGGTGTCAGGGGGTGAACCGACAGTTCAGACATCGTTTCTCTTCGATCTTCTAATAAAGTTGAAAGCCTTGGGTATCCATACCGCTGTAGAAACCAGTGGATGTTTTAATACGGATTCTCTTGAGAAACTGCAAACGCTTTCTGACCTTATTCTCTTCGATCTCAAACACTCTGATCCGGTAAAACATCGTGAGTATATCGGCACTGGTAATGAAAGAATACTAGAGAATTTCAGTCAGTTCGTTGAGAGAATCGGAAGCAAACGGATCATACCGCGAATTCCGGTAATCCCGGGTTTCAATGCTGATGCCAAATCAATGCATGGAATTTTATCGGTTCTCAAAGAATCCTCCTATAAGGGACCAGTACATCTCATGCCGTATAACAGAATGGCTAAAACAAAATACGAAAAGATCAACAGAGGCTGCGACTATCGCGACATGGGCGAGCTAACCGACGCGATGAAGACGGAAATAGCCGGGATAGTTGAATCATATGGTTACGAACCATTGTTCAATCAATAG
- a CDS encoding glycoside-pentoside-hexuronide (GPH):cation symporter, translating to MKDIQQVSNVNTVEGSERLSLGVKLGYGIGNFAFNLAFQVVALFLIFFYTDVFMISAAFAGAIFFVSKAWDIVFDPMVGYFCDHTKSRWGKKRPYILFGSILLGISMILLFASPNLSETDRIIYGFVTFIAFCSAITVANVPYGSLTADLTLDAHERSSLSGYSMAFALAGTLAAAGATKLLVGSFADETTGFRAMGIIYAVIVVVLLMITFASVKERGLSSGEVKQPLKKDLALVVKNGPFLILTGATTLMMVGISIVGVVVNYYFKYNLQMEWMIPIAFLLLFVTAGIFLPLFVFISKKKSKKFAFNTGLIIFSIALVLLYFFSDKGIEYIVPILFLAGVGMATVYLSPWSMIPDTVEFSQWKTGLRREGILYGCFWVSFKIGAALAGFIAGQCLTLANYIPNIAQSEGTLFMIKLLMTAVPLIFILATITLISFYPIDAEMHRKMLDEIKSGA from the coding sequence ATGAAAGACATTCAGCAGGTCTCAAATGTGAACACGGTCGAAGGCAGCGAACGCCTCTCTCTGGGTGTTAAGTTGGGTTATGGCATAGGCAACTTTGCCTTTAACTTAGCGTTCCAGGTTGTCGCCCTTTTCCTGATCTTCTTTTATACTGATGTGTTTATGATCAGCGCGGCCTTTGCAGGGGCCATTTTTTTTGTATCTAAAGCCTGGGATATTGTCTTCGATCCGATGGTAGGATACTTTTGCGATCATACAAAGTCACGATGGGGGAAGAAACGCCCATATATTTTGTTTGGATCGATATTATTAGGTATCTCGATGATATTGCTTTTCGCCTCCCCGAACCTTTCAGAAACAGACCGAATAATCTATGGATTTGTTACATTTATAGCCTTCTGTTCGGCAATCACTGTGGCGAATGTTCCCTACGGCTCCCTTACGGCCGATCTCACGCTTGATGCCCACGAGAGGTCGTCTCTTTCGGGCTATTCCATGGCCTTCGCGCTTGCAGGAACGCTTGCTGCTGCGGGCGCAACGAAGCTACTGGTGGGATCTTTTGCTGACGAGACTACAGGATTTCGAGCTATGGGGATAATATATGCAGTTATCGTTGTCGTCTTGCTGATGATTACATTTGCGAGCGTCAAAGAGAGGGGTTTGTCTTCGGGAGAGGTAAAGCAGCCGCTTAAGAAGGATTTGGCGCTGGTAGTAAAAAATGGCCCCTTTCTCATACTAACCGGAGCGACTACTCTGATGATGGTTGGGATAAGTATTGTGGGAGTGGTGGTAAACTATTATTTTAAATATAACCTCCAGATGGAATGGATGATCCCCATCGCCTTCCTCCTACTCTTCGTCACTGCGGGCATTTTCCTGCCTCTTTTCGTGTTTATCTCAAAAAAGAAGAGCAAGAAATTTGCCTTTAACACAGGCCTGATAATTTTTTCCATCGCACTGGTACTTCTGTATTTTTTCAGTGATAAAGGCATTGAGTATATAGTTCCGATCTTATTCCTGGCTGGTGTGGGGATGGCAACCGTTTACCTGAGCCCGTGGTCGATGATTCCCGATACGGTTGAATTCTCCCAATGGAAGACGGGATTGCGCAGAGAAGGGATCCTTTATGGTTGTTTCTGGGTTAGCTTTAAAATAGGAGCCGCGCTTGCGGGTTTTATTGCCGGGCAATGCCTCACTCTGGCGAACTATATTCCAAACATTGCACAGAGTGAAGGTACACTATTTATGATCAAGCTTTTAATGACTGCCGTGCCACTCATTTTCATTCTGGCTACTATTACGCTTATTTCTTTCTATCCCATCGATGCTGAAATGCATCGTAAAATGCTTGATGAGATCAAGTCAGGAGCCTGA
- a CDS encoding uroporphyrinogen decarboxylase family protein, whose translation MNSNERTAIALNLGIPDRVPIYSETVIQNQIYEILGEKNKAVPLRLIQEGLTGTLFKLAAPLINRIGWSNRQVEKFMSKKIEADIVLGYDCSLAGYSAIFNLKGNRQATDIWGKLYDLVADPDGNVDTPMYRQGLLTTPELWDAWPHPTPDRLYKMLYPIFADLQKRYGKRIYLLGSLSCAGLWEASTGGMGLTAFSVALHRNPDFVRRMAKYYEMIWLATIHATADAGMPALVYEDDLAYKSGPMVSPRVLDEFFGPGLRRITKEAHKRGLKIIIHCCGNVNQLLDLFVDWGFDGAQALEPTAGVDLAEVKKRVGKRMCIFGNLDISHVMSQGTREEVEAAVKSAIQAAAQDGGFIMGKTNSHYAVKVENTRWMIEYTHRYGAYPIAH comes from the coding sequence ATGAACAGCAACGAACGAACCGCAATCGCACTCAATCTGGGAATACCTGATCGTGTGCCTATCTACTCCGAGACCGTGATACAGAACCAGATTTACGAAATCCTGGGCGAGAAAAACAAGGCCGTTCCGCTACGCCTGATCCAGGAAGGCTTGACAGGGACGTTATTCAAACTGGCTGCCCCACTGATAAATCGTATTGGCTGGTCCAATCGACAGGTAGAGAAATTTATGTCAAAAAAAATTGAAGCCGACATCGTCCTGGGATACGATTGTTCCCTGGCGGGGTACTCGGCGATTTTCAATCTAAAGGGTAACCGGCAGGCGACCGACATTTGGGGTAAGCTATACGATTTGGTAGCCGACCCGGATGGAAATGTGGACACGCCTATGTACCGTCAGGGATTGCTGACCACGCCGGAGCTATGGGACGCCTGGCCTCACCCCACTCCCGATCGATTGTATAAGATGCTGTATCCTATCTTCGCCGACCTGCAGAAACGCTATGGCAAGCGGATTTATCTGCTGGGCAGCCTGTCGTGTGCTGGGTTGTGGGAGGCGTCCACCGGGGGCATGGGCTTGACAGCCTTCTCAGTTGCGCTACACCGCAATCCCGACTTTGTGCGGCGCATGGCAAAGTATTATGAGATGATCTGGCTGGCTACCATCCACGCTACTGCCGATGCTGGAATGCCGGCTTTAGTTTACGAGGACGATTTGGCCTACAAGAGCGGACCGATGGTTTCGCCACGTGTGCTGGATGAATTTTTCGGCCCCGGCCTGCGGAGAATCACCAAAGAGGCTCACAAACGCGGCTTGAAGATCATCATCCATTGCTGCGGCAACGTGAACCAGTTGCTGGATCTTTTCGTGGATTGGGGCTTCGATGGTGCACAAGCATTGGAGCCAACTGCCGGGGTAGACCTGGCGGAGGTGAAAAAACGAGTAGGGAAGCGGATGTGCATTTTTGGTAACCTTGACATCTCCCATGTGATGAGCCAGGGTACACGGGAGGAAGTGGAGGCAGCGGTAAAGTCGGCGATACAAGCTGCTGCTCAGGATGGTGGGTTCATCATGGGTAAGACCAACTCGCACTATGCGGTGAAAGTCGAAAATACCCGCTGGATGATCGAATATACCCACCGCTACGGGGCGTATCCTATCGCACATTAG
- a CDS encoding cobalamin-dependent protein (Presence of a B(12) (cobalamin)-binding domain implies dependence on cobalamin itself, in one of its several forms, or in some unusual lineages, dependence on a cobalamin-like analog.) has protein sequence MNEHEAIQGVLATVVSLDIDGVTGQVSAALKAGADPRNVLNEGLSAGMRIVGERFQSGEYFLTELLLAGEVMKAGLVPLEPLLVNTDIQGKGTVVLATVKGDIHDLGKNLVGMMLSAAGFEVIDLGSDVASQRIVEAVRKHKAKIVALSMLLTPMVISLRSAVEEITMAGLRDQVKIIIGGACTTPVLAKELGCDAHGEDAMAAVYLCEKFI, from the coding sequence ATGAACGAACATGAAGCTATACAAGGGGTGTTGGCAACTGTTGTCAGCCTGGATATCGACGGAGTGACAGGGCAGGTAAGCGCTGCTCTAAAGGCGGGCGCCGATCCGCGCAATGTGCTGAACGAGGGTCTGAGCGCCGGCATGAGGATCGTGGGCGAGCGATTCCAGTCAGGTGAATATTTCCTGACCGAGCTGTTGCTGGCGGGAGAGGTGATGAAAGCCGGCTTGGTCCCGCTGGAGCCATTGCTGGTCAATACCGATATTCAGGGCAAAGGCACCGTCGTGCTGGCAACCGTCAAGGGAGATATCCATGACCTCGGCAAGAACCTGGTGGGTATGATGCTGAGCGCCGCTGGTTTTGAGGTGATCGACCTGGGGTCCGATGTTGCCTCTCAGCGGATTGTTGAAGCAGTACGCAAACACAAGGCAAAAATCGTGGCGCTCTCTATGCTGCTAACACCCATGGTTATCTCCTTACGGTCCGCGGTGGAGGAGATAACCATGGCCGGGCTGCGGGATCAAGTAAAAATCATCATTGGCGGTGCCTGCACCACGCCGGTCCTGGCAAAAGAGCTGGGCTGTGATGCCCATGGAGAAGATGCGATGGCGGCCGTCTATCTCTGCGAGAAATTTATTTAA
- a CDS encoding uroporphyrinogen decarboxylase family protein — protein MNKTDNKGKMTSIERVNSLLNRQKFDRVPFFPFSLGFSAKNVGYPIGSVYSEPVKSFDAQLWTQQMYGHDQYPFFGSAVYGTREFGGEVEFPIGDSIQSPRSIRYPVQSLEDIDKLRLLDPQAAGNLPKALEFSKMQESHGGLISLVVGGVFTTAGNICDIKNLCMWIAREPETVHRVMQLAADHILSAARLWVKIFGTQRLLVQIWEPTAANSIISPRTFEEFVLPYQQKLHQEILGLSVKHILCHICGEQNKNLPLWSQVPMGDPGIVSLGQQVSIADGIKYFGEKNIIAGNLDTSLVANAAANEVYEAAKKCILAGKDAPSGYILMTACETPSSTPPYNFYMLTKAIDDFGFYD, from the coding sequence ATGAATAAAACTGATAATAAGGGTAAAATGACATCCATCGAGCGGGTAAACTCCCTTTTGAACAGGCAAAAATTCGACCGCGTGCCTTTTTTCCCCTTTTCGCTGGGCTTCAGCGCTAAGAACGTCGGGTACCCCATAGGTTCAGTGTACAGCGAACCTGTTAAAAGCTTCGATGCCCAACTATGGACCCAGCAAATGTATGGACACGACCAGTACCCCTTTTTCGGCAGTGCTGTCTATGGGACGAGAGAGTTTGGTGGGGAAGTAGAGTTCCCGATCGGCGATTCGATTCAATCACCGAGAAGTATACGCTACCCGGTACAATCGCTTGAAGATATCGATAAGCTCAGGCTCTTGGATCCGCAGGCAGCGGGCAATCTTCCCAAGGCGCTGGAGTTTTCCAAAATGCAGGAAAGCCATGGTGGTTTGATCAGTCTTGTGGTGGGCGGTGTATTCACCACGGCAGGCAACATCTGTGATATAAAAAATCTGTGCATGTGGATAGCGAGGGAACCGGAAACGGTCCACAGGGTTATGCAGCTGGCGGCCGATCATATCTTAAGTGCAGCCAGGCTGTGGGTTAAGATCTTCGGCACGCAGCGCCTGTTGGTGCAAATATGGGAACCCACTGCAGCAAACTCCATTATATCGCCACGCACTTTTGAAGAATTCGTGTTGCCCTACCAGCAGAAGCTGCACCAGGAGATACTGGGATTGAGTGTGAAGCACATTTTATGCCATATCTGCGGAGAGCAGAATAAGAACCTGCCTTTATGGAGCCAGGTGCCTATGGGCGATCCCGGCATCGTTAGCTTGGGACAACAGGTTAGCATTGCGGATGGAATAAAATACTTTGGTGAAAAAAATATCATTGCCGGCAATCTCGATACTTCACTTGTTGCCAACGCGGCGGCCAATGAAGTCTATGAGGCAGCTAAAAAATGCATCCTAGCCGGCAAAGATGCCCCCAGTGGGTATATCCTCATGACGGCCTGTGAGACTCCGTCATCGACGCCGCCATATAATTTCTACATGCTGACAAAGGCCATTGATGATTTCGGATTCTACGATTAG
- a CDS encoding DUF362 domain-containing protein, with protein sequence MIYEASQYVFQPPPLVSRAHKILIKPNASYPYPYPFSTSREILGTVIDKVKQVSDADIIVLEGTASGESVYPIYKSLGYDFQRVLMLDVKDCIWVEIENPLPHPFAVATFWVPNVVLSCDFLITISSLRTVGNHAFLSIKNLLSLLPVSKYKKGSDCGWGSLDEFGWDKVYADLYFTLPFDLAIIDGRKKFSAADDSFKGKTECPGKIFEGEPYEIDREASDMLGVDRQYLDVIKAGKSELES encoded by the coding sequence ATGATATACGAAGCGTCACAATACGTTTTTCAACCGCCTCCGCTGGTCTCCAGGGCACACAAGATCCTCATTAAGCCCAATGCCAGTTATCCTTACCCGTATCCTTTCAGCACCAGTAGGGAGATACTTGGCACGGTGATAGACAAGGTCAAGCAGGTCAGCGACGCCGATATCATCGTGCTGGAGGGCACCGCAAGCGGAGAGTCGGTTTATCCGATCTATAAGTCGCTGGGATACGATTTCCAACGTGTTCTGATGCTGGATGTCAAGGATTGCATCTGGGTGGAGATCGAGAATCCCCTGCCTCATCCCTTCGCGGTGGCAACTTTCTGGGTGCCCAATGTTGTGCTTTCGTGCGATTTCCTCATCACAATATCATCTCTGCGCACCGTTGGAAACCACGCCTTTCTCAGCATTAAAAACCTGCTCAGTCTGCTGCCGGTAAGCAAATATAAGAAAGGATCCGACTGCGGATGGGGTTCGCTGGATGAATTCGGCTGGGACAAGGTATACGCCGACCTCTACTTCACATTGCCCTTCGACCTGGCCATCATCGACGGCAGGAAAAAATTCAGTGCGGCCGACGATTCGTTCAAAGGGAAGACCGAGTGCCCGGGTAAAATATTCGAGGGAGAGCCTTATGAGATCGACCGGGAAGCTTCGGATATGCTGGGAGTTGACCGGCAGTATCTGGATGTCATTAAGGCCGGCAAAAGCGAATTAGAGAGCTGA
- a CDS encoding acylphosphatase has protein sequence MSDLARLQAVVHGRVQGVYYRAFTFRIAKSLSLSGWVKNSHSGDVEVQAEGAREDLEALLKQLKVGPEGASVSEIDVTWSDYTGDFSGFNVRY, from the coding sequence ATGTCTGATCTGGCCCGGCTTCAAGCCGTCGTACACGGCAGAGTACAGGGAGTTTATTACCGGGCTTTCACATTTCGCATAGCCAAGAGTTTGTCGCTCAGTGGCTGGGTGAAAAACTCACACTCTGGAGATGTCGAGGTTCAGGCCGAGGGCGCCAGAGAAGACCTGGAAGCATTGCTCAAGCAGTTGAAAGTGGGTCCGGAAGGCGCTTCAGTCTCTGAAATCGACGTGACCTGGTCGGATTACACGGGTGATTTCAGCGGCTTTAACGTCAGGTACTGA
- the tuf gene encoding elongation factor Tu codes for MAKKVFERKKPHLNVGTIGHVDHGKTTLTAAITLVLSKQGIGDTSFRPFDSIDNAPEEKARGVTIAIAHIEYETKKRHYAHVDCPGHADYIKNMITGAAQMDGAILVVSAPDGPMPQTREHILLARQVEVPAMVVALNKVDAMEDEELLELVEMELRDLLTKYNFPGDKIPIVRVSALKALECGCGKPDCKWCSGIIKLMDAVDDYIPQPTRAVDKPFLMPIEDVFGIKGRGTVVTGRIERGVVKIGDEVEIVGIKETKKTVVTGVEMFHKQLEAGEAGDAVGCLIRGIEREDVERGQVLAKPGSIKPQTHFEGEVYVLTKEEGGRHTPFFNGYKPQFFIRTLDVTGQTELPQGVEMVMPGDSIKMSIKLIYPVALEQGMHFAIREGGKTVASGVITKILG; via the coding sequence ATGGCAAAGAAAGTATTTGAGCGAAAAAAGCCGCATTTGAATGTGGGCACAATAGGTCACGTGGATCATGGCAAGACCACATTGACCGCTGCTATCACATTAGTCTTATCCAAACAGGGCATCGGTGATACATCGTTCAGACCTTTCGATAGCATCGATAATGCTCCCGAGGAAAAGGCCAGGGGCGTTACCATCGCCATCGCCCATATCGAATATGAAACCAAGAAGAGGCATTACGCCCATGTGGACTGCCCCGGCCATGCCGACTATATCAAGAACATGATCACCGGCGCGGCCCAGATGGACGGCGCCATACTTGTCGTGAGTGCTCCCGACGGCCCCATGCCCCAGACGAGGGAGCACATCCTGCTGGCCAGGCAGGTAGAAGTACCCGCCATGGTTGTGGCGCTGAACAAGGTTGACGCAATGGAAGACGAGGAACTGCTTGAGCTGGTCGAAATGGAGCTGAGGGACCTGCTGACCAAATACAATTTCCCTGGAGACAAAATCCCCATCGTCCGCGTGAGCGCCCTGAAGGCGCTGGAATGCGGCTGCGGCAAACCCGATTGCAAGTGGTGCAGCGGCATAATAAAGCTTATGGATGCTGTGGATGATTATATTCCTCAGCCGACTCGTGCAGTTGACAAGCCGTTCCTGATGCCAATCGAAGACGTGTTCGGCATCAAAGGGCGCGGTACTGTGGTCACCGGCAGAATCGAGCGTGGCGTGGTTAAGATCGGCGACGAGGTTGAGATCGTCGGCATTAAAGAAACCAAGAAAACTGTAGTCACAGGCGTTGAGATGTTCCACAAACAGCTTGAAGCCGGAGAAGCAGGCGATGCGGTCGGCTGCCTTATCAGGGGCATCGAGCGCGAGGATGTGGAGAGAGGACAGGTGCTGGCCAAACCGGGTAGCATCAAACCGCAAACACATTTCGAGGGTGAAGTCTACGTTCTGACCAAGGAAGAGGGCGGCAGGCATACACCTTTCTTCAACGGATATAAACCGCAGTTCTTTATCAGGACACTGGATGTTACAGGCCAGACCGAGCTGCCGCAGGGCGTTGAGATGGTCATGCCGGGTGACAGTATTAAAATGAGTATCAAACTGATTTACCCCGTTGCACTCGAGCAGGGCATGCACTTTGCCATCCGCGAGGGCGGTAAGACGGTTGCATCAGGCGTGATCACGAAGATACTTGGATAA
- the rpmG gene encoding 50S ribosomal protein L33, translated as MAKKGDARGVVYMACTTCQERNYTSEKNKKNDSQRLELKKYCPRCRSHQLHRETK; from the coding sequence ATGGCAAAAAAAGGTGATGCGCGAGGCGTAGTCTATATGGCATGTACGACGTGCCAGGAGAGGAACTATACCTCAGAAAAAAATAAAAAGAATGACTCACAGCGTCTGGAACTGAAGAAATATTGTCCCCGTTGCCGAAGTCATCAGCTACACCGGGAGACCAAGTAA
- the secE gene encoding preprotein translocase subunit SecE: MANKEQVKVIQPTKTRDQAVQDNKSQALAKAKKPQVQPSQPKKRRFTFFSDVIGELRKVVWPTRQETIRLTLIVLGLCIVMGVILGAVDYGFSELVARVLLGGK, translated from the coding sequence GTGGCTAATAAAGAACAGGTAAAGGTTATACAACCTACCAAAACACGAGACCAGGCAGTTCAGGACAATAAAAGTCAGGCGCTGGCAAAGGCTAAGAAACCTCAGGTTCAGCCCTCTCAGCCCAAGAAACGCCGGTTTACTTTTTTCTCCGATGTAATCGGAGAGTTGAGGAAAGTAGTATGGCCCACCCGGCAGGAGACCATACGGCTGACCCTGATCGTTCTGGGCTTGTGCATTGTCATGGGCGTTATACTGGGCGCTGTTGACTACGGTTTTTCAGAGCTCGTGGCAAGAGTATTATTAGGTGGCAAATAG
- the nusG gene encoding transcription termination/antitermination protein NusG has protein sequence MANSVTVDANARWYIIHTYVGHEEKVKNKLLQRIKSMDAGNKILNVEIPKENEIEIRSGQRRTVEKKMFPGYLLVRMAMDHESWKVVRETPGVTGFVGDGKEATPLQENEANRILKQKEEGVAQVKIRFKKGENVRVVDGPFTDFIGTVDEINMSKGKVKVMLTLFGRETSVELDFLQVEKL, from the coding sequence GTGGCAAATAGTGTGACCGTTGACGCCAATGCCAGATGGTATATCATACATACCTACGTAGGGCATGAGGAGAAAGTTAAGAATAAGCTGCTGCAGCGTATCAAATCAATGGACGCCGGCAACAAGATCCTCAATGTAGAGATACCTAAAGAGAACGAGATCGAAATAAGGTCCGGGCAACGCAGGACCGTTGAGAAAAAAATGTTCCCGGGTTACCTCCTGGTCCGAATGGCGATGGACCACGAGAGCTGGAAGGTAGTCAGGGAAACACCGGGGGTTACGGGCTTTGTAGGTGATGGAAAGGAAGCCACACCGCTGCAAGAGAACGAGGCCAACCGGATCCTCAAGCAGAAAGAGGAAGGCGTAGCACAGGTCAAGATCAGGTTTAAAAAAGGCGAGAACGTCCGGGTGGTCGACGGTCCATTCACGGATTTCATCGGCACCGTCGACGAAATAAATATGAGCAAAGGCAAAGTTAAAGTTATGCTGACCCTCTTCGGACGGGAGACTTCAGTAGAGCTGGACTTCCTGCAAGTGGAGAAACTATAA
- the rplK gene encoding 50S ribosomal protein L11 → MAKKVKAIVKLQIQAGKATPAPPVGPALGQHGVNIMGFCKDYNDRTKSFEGSIVPVEITVFEDRSFTFITKTPPASDLLKKALSIEKGSGATPTQLAGTITKAKINEIAKVKQKDLNALDLDGAARIIEGTARSMGIKVE, encoded by the coding sequence ATGGCCAAGAAAGTTAAAGCAATAGTCAAATTACAGATACAGGCCGGCAAGGCGACGCCTGCGCCGCCGGTCGGTCCTGCCCTGGGCCAGCACGGCGTCAATATCATGGGTTTCTGCAAGGACTACAACGACCGCACCAAATCATTTGAAGGCTCCATCGTACCGGTGGAGATCACGGTCTTTGAGGACAGGTCTTTCACCTTCATTACCAAGACACCGCCGGCCTCGGACCTCCTGAAAAAAGCCCTGAGCATTGAGAAAGGCAGCGGGGCTACGCCGACGCAGTTAGCCGGCACAATAACAAAAGCAAAAATCAACGAGATCGCCAAGGTCAAACAGAAAGACCTGAATGCGCTGGACCTGGATGGCGCAGCTCGTATTATTGAGGGAACCGCCCGGAGTATGGGCATAAAAGTGGAGTAA
- the rplA gene encoding 50S ribosomal protein L1: MATRGKNYREAAKLVASNKVYDPREAVAIAKKSGYAKFDETVELHLRMGVDPRAADQQVRGTALLPNGLGKQVRVVVFAQGEGARLASEAGAEYVGADDLMKKIEDGWLDFDVSIATPDMMGKVGKLGKILGRKGLMPNPKAGTVVGPADLPRAINEVRKGRVEFRLDRTAIIHVPVGKKSFEEDKLYENLMSVIEAITRARPSGAKGQYIKTASVSTTMGPGIRLDIKSITDLAVSA; the protein is encoded by the coding sequence ATGGCTACCAGAGGTAAAAATTACAGAGAAGCAGCCAAACTGGTTGCAAGCAATAAGGTCTATGATCCCAGGGAGGCTGTTGCCATCGCTAAAAAGTCGGGCTACGCCAAGTTCGACGAGACGGTCGAACTGCATCTCAGGATGGGCGTCGATCCCCGCGCAGCCGACCAACAGGTACGAGGCACAGCTCTTTTACCCAACGGCCTGGGCAAGCAGGTGAGGGTTGTAGTATTTGCGCAGGGAGAAGGCGCCAGGCTCGCCTCAGAGGCCGGCGCGGAATACGTGGGCGCCGACGACCTGATGAAAAAGATCGAGGACGGCTGGCTGGATTTTGACGTGAGCATAGCTACACCGGATATGATGGGCAAAGTCGGTAAGTTGGGCAAAATATTGGGCAGGAAAGGGCTTATGCCCAATCCCAAGGCAGGAACCGTTGTCGGACCCGCCGATTTACCGCGCGCTATCAACGAGGTGCGGAAGGGCCGCGTGGAGTTCAGGCTCGATAGGACCGCCATCATACACGTTCCTGTGGGCAAGAAAAGCTTTGAAGAGGACAAGCTTTACGAGAATCTCATGTCGGTTATCGAAGCTATTACGCGTGCCAGGCCGAGCGGTGCAAAGGGACAGTATATAAAAACAGCATCGGTCTCGACAACTATGGGACCGGGTATCAGGCTTGATATCAAGTCCATAACGGATTTGGCTGTAAGCGCATAG
- the rplJ gene encoding 50S ribosomal protein L10, with translation MLRKQKEAVINELAGSLGKCVVAVATDYRGLTAKEMVQLRKQMHQQGVEYKVVKNTLMRFAAEKAGIKGLDEFLTGPMAIAFSYDDAVKPAKILIEHIKSANSVLKVKGGVLGDKVLTPADVISLAATPSKEVLISQLLGRLKSPVYALHFVLSSPLRGLVGVLQARARQLESA, from the coding sequence ATGTTACGTAAACAGAAAGAAGCGGTTATCAACGAACTTGCCGGCAGCCTCGGCAAATGCGTGGTTGCAGTCGCCACGGATTACCGCGGCCTGACCGCGAAAGAGATGGTACAGCTGCGCAAGCAAATGCATCAACAGGGTGTCGAGTACAAAGTAGTCAAAAATACTCTCATGCGTTTCGCTGCCGAGAAAGCGGGAATAAAAGGCCTGGACGAGTTCCTGACAGGGCCCATGGCCATAGCCTTCAGCTATGACGACGCCGTTAAGCCGGCTAAAATTCTGATCGAGCACATCAAGTCGGCCAACTCCGTGCTGAAAGTCAAAGGCGGCGTGCTGGGTGATAAGGTGCTTACACCCGCTGACGTGATCAGCCTGGCTGCGACACCATCGAAGGAGGTACTGATCAGCCAGTTGCTGGGCCGTCTGAAATCACCGGTCTATGCACTTCATTTTGTACTCAGTTCACCGCTGCGCGGGCTGGTCGGAGTATTACAGGCCAGAGCGAGACAGCTCGAGAGCGCCTGA